In Campylobacter sp. 2014D-0216, the following proteins share a genomic window:
- the icmH gene encoding type IVB secretion system protein IcmH/DotU, protein MQKEVQFKEKSLLLESDLKGLEINKVVDNCLEILLLVYRLSKVHSLDAVYIENLKEKLVNEILVWSSKLSTFKEYNEKDIIKLRYCLCVFIDESLMKNDLFINSSWANHTLTVRLFDETLGGDNFYDIALSWLSNPSKNKDFLEFIYVCLILGYKGKYSHEKDVEEKIIYLCNNIASALTPLINLTDKTAFEKAYSGANKENFWQYFQRRFMKFALVVIPIGCILIFFIFAIFDLQTHNTKIDSNVSSLIENIKKL, encoded by the coding sequence ATGCAAAAAGAAGTGCAATTTAAAGAAAAATCTTTACTATTAGAAAGTGATTTGAAAGGTTTAGAGATTAACAAGGTTGTTGATAATTGCTTGGAAATTCTTTTGCTTGTTTATAGATTATCTAAGGTTCATTCTTTAGATGCTGTTTATATAGAAAATCTTAAAGAAAAGCTTGTAAATGAAATTTTGGTTTGGAGTTCAAAGTTAAGTACTTTTAAAGAATATAATGAAAAAGATATTATAAAATTAAGATATTGTTTATGTGTATTTATAGATGAAAGCTTAATGAAAAATGATTTATTTATTAATAGCTCGTGGGCAAATCATACTTTAACGGTTAGATTGTTTGATGAGACTTTAGGTGGTGATAATTTTTACGATATAGCGCTTTCTTGGTTATCTAATCCATCTAAAAACAAAGATTTTCTAGAATTTATATACGTGTGTTTGATTTTGGGATATAAGGGAAAGTATTCTCATGAAAAGGATGTCGAAGAAAAAATTATTTATCTTTGTAATAATATAGCATCAGCGTTAACTCCGCTTATAAATTTAACAGATAAAACAGCTTTTGAAAAAGCTTATAGCGGCGCAAATAAGGAGAATTTTTGGCAATATTTTCAACGCAGATTTATGAAATTTGCGTTAGTTGTTATACCTATAGGGTGTATTTTGATTTTTTTTATTTTTGCTATTTTTGATTTGCAAACTCACAATACCAAAATAGACTCTAATGTTAGTAGTTTGATTGAAAATATAAAAAAGTTATAA
- the tssK gene encoding type VI secretion system baseplate subunit TssK: protein MADKLKVAWFNGLNIDKIHFEQQERYFERNINLKTISIFNNLHGIIDLEFSNEMLMQGKIALKRISGIAKDGSIFNAPEQDDLPEPLEINYDSLANSIIVVKIPMGLSSIADISLHNNIPNSKYISLRSVVASRIYDDSTNDALKHIDLEDEFEDDNVTFSQEKMNITLASLRLKLGFLGSKTPDELEIPIAKIKSIDLNKKIDLDENFIPTCLDLSKSSYIRSFLEEISHSIKQHKEVLSEVFKGIDQTKNTLDFSTYLSLNLLKKWHLIFSYIINKDKIHPEILYEKLIDFQGDLNAFCTENSFTDFIAYNHDNLTNTFLPLTNQLRILFAKITSPKYTMAQVIDNGNGFYDLLFDNPTIIEEAELFLAVNADVNHEYLLYNFKTQSKIYTQSRIKNIVATQLRGINIEQISNIPSSIPYLNGYIYYKIDKKDEIFQHFKNESVVSLYLTTNIKNPDIKMWAVF, encoded by the coding sequence ATGGCGGATAAGCTAAAAGTAGCCTGGTTTAATGGGCTTAATATTGATAAAATTCACTTTGAGCAGCAGGAGCGATATTTTGAACGAAATATTAATCTTAAAACAATTTCAATCTTTAATAACTTGCATGGGATAATTGATTTAGAATTTTCCAATGAAATGCTAATGCAAGGAAAAATAGCACTCAAGAGAATTTCAGGAATTGCTAAAGATGGTAGCATTTTTAATGCTCCAGAGCAAGATGATCTCCCAGAGCCTTTAGAAATAAATTATGATTCTTTAGCAAATTCTATCATTGTTGTGAAAATTCCTATGGGTTTGTCTTCTATAGCAGATATTTCTTTACACAATAACATACCTAATTCAAAATATATTAGCTTAAGAAGTGTTGTGGCTTCAAGGATATATGATGATAGCACTAATGATGCTTTAAAACATATTGATTTAGAAGATGAATTTGAAGATGATAATGTTACCTTTTCACAAGAAAAAATGAATATTACCTTGGCAAGTTTAAGATTGAAGTTAGGGTTTTTAGGTAGTAAAACTCCAGATGAGCTTGAAATTCCAATAGCAAAAATAAAAAGTATTGATTTAAATAAAAAAATAGACTTAGATGAAAATTTTATACCCACTTGTTTAGATCTAAGCAAATCTTCATATATTAGGTCGTTTTTAGAGGAGATCTCTCATTCTATCAAACAGCATAAAGAGGTGCTTTCTGAAGTTTTTAAAGGTATAGATCAAACTAAAAATACATTAGATTTTAGTACTTATTTGTCACTTAATCTTTTGAAAAAGTGGCATTTGATTTTCTCATATATAATCAATAAGGATAAAATACATCCTGAAATTTTATATGAAAAACTAATTGATTTTCAAGGTGATCTAAATGCTTTTTGTACTGAAAATTCTTTTACTGATTTTATAGCATATAATCATGATAATTTAACAAATACGTTTTTACCGCTTACTAATCAGCTTAGAATTTTGTTTGCAAAAATAACTTCTCCAAAATATACTATGGCCCAGGTGATTGACAATGGCAATGGGTTTTATGATTTGTTGTTTGATAACCCTACGATTATCGAAGAGGCTGAATTATTTTTAGCTGTTAATGCAGATGTAAACCATGAGTATTTATTGTATAATTTTAAAACCCAAAGTAAAATTTACACGCAAAGTAGAATAAAAAACATAGTAGCAACACAATTACGAGGAATTAACATAGAGCAAATTTCTAACATTCCTTCTTCTATACCATATTTAAATGGCTATATTTATTATAAGATAGACAAAAAAGATGAAATATTTCAACACTTTAAAAATGAGAGTGTTGTTAGCTTATACTTGACAACAAATATTAAAAATCCTGATATAAAAATGTGGGCTGTATTTTAA
- the tssJ gene encoding type VI secretion system lipoprotein TssJ, with translation MRQKLIILFIGMFLSACSSVVSVKIDNVKNSNLNNRNDDVPLTVIVYQLKNVNKFTKASDLELITREDAVLGKDKIDSIRLQIAPRDNVIAFKVVDEEVPYIGILVLFANKTKKITKIWAKTDDADGFGTKKTLKFEITKNGIRNI, from the coding sequence ATGAGACAAAAATTAATTATATTGTTTATTGGAATGTTTTTAAGTGCTTGTTCTAGTGTCGTTAGTGTAAAAATTGATAATGTAAAAAATTCTAATTTAAACAACAGAAATGATGATGTTCCTTTGACTGTTATTGTATATCAGTTAAAAAATGTAAATAAATTTACCAAGGCTAGTGATTTGGAGTTAATCACTAGAGAAGATGCTGTACTTGGAAAAGATAAAATTGATTCAATTAGATTGCAGATTGCGCCTAGAGATAATGTGATAGCATTTAAAGTTGTAGATGAAGAGGTGCCATATATTGGTATTTTGGTTTTGTTTGCAAATAAAACCAAAAAAATAACAAAAATTTGGGCAAAAACAGACGATGCTGATGGGTTTGGAACCAAAAAAACACTAAAATTTGAAATAACAAAAAATGGTATTAGGAATATTTAA
- a CDS encoding TssA family type VI secretion system protein — MIFCDHYEENLDNLEIFHLLEEEMSKYKTLNHEKIQWDKVYEYSLDILQNNSMDMKIFAYFSLSCFALNNEECFKIFLEIIIFTEKLFREKPENISKLSATLLNQKRKYKQIIENFIGDFNKTSPKCSHVTAKSLNEYFKKLHETLNCSFANLNFKEETTQAKQPPLKSPVTQVNIDIKNTKISNLNDREYRSLLNNLAVELLENDIENTNAYSLFAEATWGRLKTLPPHSDFITKVRYPDKNLIKMLLDKTTNELEQIKCFINNLSLNPFWIEGFKIFCDFLQHHEKEQPLKILVLLTSNFILKFNDITKLRFDNGELMCKEDTFNYFVKQNQDVNKKNITTPNKNKKQKIEQMLIDINNENYNNSLFCNINSLMAMAEVFEANNMKNNAKIIHSQLIELMEKTLLKDYLSDEYNHAKNKINKKT; from the coding sequence ATGATTTTTTGCGATCATTATGAAGAAAATTTAGACAACTTAGAAATCTTCCATTTACTTGAAGAGGAAATGTCAAAATATAAAACACTAAATCATGAAAAAATACAATGGGATAAAGTATATGAATATTCATTAGATATCCTACAAAACAACTCAATGGATATGAAAATTTTTGCCTATTTTTCTTTATCATGTTTTGCATTAAACAATGAAGAATGTTTTAAAATATTTTTAGAAATAATAATTTTTACAGAAAAACTATTCCGAGAAAAACCTGAAAATATTAGCAAATTATCCGCGACATTATTAAATCAAAAAAGAAAATATAAACAAATTATCGAAAATTTCATTGGTGATTTCAACAAAACTTCGCCAAAATGTTCACATGTCACAGCTAAAAGCTTAAATGAATATTTTAAAAAGTTACACGAAACTTTAAATTGTAGTTTCGCTAATCTTAACTTCAAAGAAGAAACAACTCAAGCCAAGCAACCACCTCTTAAATCTCCAGTAACACAAGTAAATATCGATATAAAAAATACAAAGATATCCAACCTTAACGATAGAGAATATAGAAGCTTACTAAACAATCTAGCAGTCGAATTACTAGAAAACGACATTGAAAATACTAATGCTTATTCATTATTTGCAGAGGCAACCTGGGGAAGATTAAAAACTCTTCCACCACACTCAGATTTTATTACAAAAGTAAGATATCCTGATAAAAATTTAATAAAAATGTTACTTGATAAAACTACAAATGAATTAGAACAAATAAAATGCTTTATCAACAATCTTTCACTTAATCCTTTTTGGATAGAAGGATTTAAAATATTTTGTGATTTTTTACAACATCACGAAAAAGAACAACCATTGAAAATTTTAGTTCTATTAACTAGTAATTTTATTCTCAAATTTAATGATATAACTAAATTAAGATTTGATAACGGTGAATTGATGTGCAAAGAAGATACCTTTAACTATTTTGTAAAACAAAATCAAGATGTCAACAAAAAAAACATCACTACACCCAACAAAAATAAAAAACAAAAAATAGAACAAATGCTCATTGACATCAACAATGAAAATTACAATAATTCTTTATTTTGCAATATAAATTCCCTAATGGCTATGGCGGAAGTTTTTGAAGCCAACAATATGAAAAACAATGCAAAAATTATACACTCGCAACTAATCGAATTAATGGAAAAAACTTTATTAAAAGACTATCTAAGTGATGAATATAATCACGCAAAAAACAAAATCAACAAAAAAACATAA
- the tssB gene encoding type VI secretion system contractile sheath small subunit, which produces MSDGSSAPKERINITYKAKTNGQNAEIELPLKLMVMANLTGKNEQNLEDREIVSINKINFNQVMQKLNIKTQFNVKNTLGGGAEELDVNLKISSMKDFSPDSIAQQVPELNKLMRLREALMALKGPMGNIPNFRKAVLEALKNEKTKEQLLLEIKKENNEE; this is translated from the coding sequence ATGTCTGATGGATCAAGTGCACCAAAAGAACGCATAAATATAACCTACAAAGCTAAAACAAATGGACAAAACGCGGAAATAGAACTACCATTGAAACTCATGGTAATGGCCAATCTTACAGGAAAAAATGAACAGAATTTAGAAGATAGAGAAATTGTCTCTATCAATAAAATAAATTTTAATCAAGTTATGCAAAAACTAAATATCAAAACTCAATTTAATGTCAAAAATACTCTAGGAGGAGGAGCTGAAGAGTTAGATGTTAACCTTAAAATATCTAGCATGAAAGATTTTTCACCCGACAGCATAGCACAACAAGTTCCGGAATTAAACAAGCTAATGCGTCTTAGAGAAGCCTTAATGGCATTAAAGGGACCTATGGGAAATATCCCGAATTTCAGAAAAGCTGTCTTGGAAGCTCTAAAAAATGAAAAAACCAAAGAACAGTTACTTTTGGAAATCAAAAAAGAAAATAACGAAGAATAA
- the tssC gene encoding type VI secretion system contractile sheath large subunit — MSKDKVIDTPIIESIMEKSKYARNDESYSIAKRGVAEFISAIVESDNVEDKINKFALDEMIAHIDDLLSKQMDEILHNEDFQKLESTWRGLFFLVERTDFNENIKINLFDITKEEVLEDFENNPDITQSVVYKNIYSSEYGQFGGEPVGAIIGDYQLSTASPDMTFLNKMSSIAAMSHSPFLTSLGPKFFGLENYSELANIQDLQSLLEGPQYTRWRTFRENEDSKYTGLMVTRFLTRSPYDSEENPIKSFNYKENVHASHNHLLWGNSAYAFATRLTESFAKYRWCGSIIGPKSGGSVKDLPTYFYENFGNLKAKIPTEVLITDRREYELAENGFITLTLRRDTNNAAFFSANSALKPKIFPNTPEGKEAETNYRLGTQLPYVFLISRLAHYLKVLQREEIGSWKERSDIENGLNEWVRQYISDQENPPAEVRSRRPFRGAQVKVDSIPGEPGWYKIGLSVRPHFKYMGGNFELSLVGKLDKE; from the coding sequence ATGTCAAAAGATAAAGTAATTGATACTCCGATTATTGAAAGTATTATGGAAAAAAGTAAATATGCTAGAAATGATGAAAGTTATAGTATAGCAAAAAGAGGGGTGGCTGAATTTATTTCCGCGATAGTTGAAAGTGATAATGTAGAAGATAAAATCAATAAATTTGCACTTGATGAAATGATCGCTCATATTGATGATTTATTATCAAAGCAAATGGATGAAATTTTACATAATGAAGATTTTCAAAAACTAGAATCAACTTGGAGAGGACTTTTCTTTTTAGTTGAAAGAACTGATTTTAATGAAAATATAAAAATCAATCTTTTCGATATTACAAAAGAAGAAGTTTTAGAGGATTTTGAAAATAACCCAGATATTACTCAAAGCGTAGTTTATAAAAATATTTATTCTTCAGAATATGGTCAATTTGGAGGAGAGCCTGTAGGTGCAATAATTGGCGACTATCAACTAAGCACTGCGAGTCCGGATATGACATTTTTAAATAAAATGTCAAGTATAGCAGCCATGAGTCACTCGCCATTTTTAACTTCTTTAGGACCTAAATTCTTTGGTTTAGAAAATTACTCAGAACTAGCTAATATTCAAGATCTGCAAAGTCTTCTTGAAGGTCCACAATACACAAGATGGAGAACTTTTAGAGAAAACGAAGACTCAAAATATACTGGATTGATGGTTACAAGATTTTTAACAAGATCTCCTTACGATAGCGAAGAAAATCCTATCAAAAGCTTTAATTATAAAGAAAACGTACATGCTTCTCATAACCACCTTTTATGGGGAAATTCAGCATATGCCTTTGCAACAAGACTTACAGAAAGTTTTGCGAAGTATAGATGGTGTGGTAGTATCATTGGGCCAAAAAGTGGCGGCAGCGTTAAAGATCTCCCTACGTATTTTTATGAAAATTTTGGAAACTTAAAAGCAAAAATTCCTACTGAGGTACTCATTACAGATAGGAGAGAGTATGAGCTTGCAGAGAACGGATTTATAACCTTAACCTTAAGAAGAGATACCAATAATGCTGCATTTTTCTCAGCGAATTCCGCTCTAAAACCTAAAATTTTTCCAAATACACCTGAAGGAAAAGAAGCTGAAACAAACTATCGCTTAGGTACTCAATTGCCTTATGTCTTTTTGATTTCAAGATTAGCGCATTATTTAAAAGTATTGCAAAGAGAAGAAATAGGAAGTTGGAAAGAAAGAAGCGATATAGAAAATGGCTTAAATGAATGGGTTAGACAATACATTTCAGACCAAGAAAACCCGCCTGCAGAAGTTAGAAGTAGAAGACCTTTTAGAGGAGCACAGGTAAAAGTAGATAGTATACCAGGTGAACCTGGTTGGTATAAAATTGGACTAAGCGTTCGCCCGCATTTTAAATATATGGGTGGAAATTTTGAATTATCTTTAGTAGGTAAGCTAGATAAAGAATAA
- a CDS encoding GPW/gp25 family protein has translation MSLLDKIIHSLDDQYKNVPFYQNEFQEIKNNIQVLLNAKLDDCLSVKDFGLSNIENLNLSSTELCLSMAKEIHKLINKYEKRIVVNSITYNDSLKPWQLSFLLRCVFCDDSFKEFAIEIIFKNNRYCEVV, from the coding sequence ATGTCTTTATTAGATAAAATTATTCATTCATTAGATGATCAATATAAAAATGTACCTTTTTATCAAAATGAATTTCAAGAAATAAAAAATAATATCCAAGTTTTGCTTAATGCAAAACTTGATGATTGTTTAAGTGTTAAAGACTTTGGACTATCCAATATAGAAAATTTAAATTTAAGCTCTACAGAACTTTGCCTAAGCATGGCAAAAGAAATACATAAACTGATAAATAAATATGAAAAAAGGATTGTGGTTAATTCTATCACATACAACGACTCTTTAAAACCGTGGCAACTTTCATTTTTACTAAGATGCGTTTTTTGCGATGATAGTTTTAAGGAATTTGCAATTGAAATTATATTTAAAAACAATCGCTACTGTGAGGTTGTCTAA
- the tssF gene encoding type VI secretion system baseplate subunit TssF encodes MTQDDVFYYQKEIAYLNHTRKIFIDKFPKLAPFLSYDSKDPDIERIIENLAILTSKIHQELDQNIPYIAESLINILSPNYTNILPSMCMQEFKFNENSKLNKLIIPKNSIVKSTPIEKCECEFKTVYDVYLYPLNIENVFFGSEKQYHTMNIQLRVNKEDLNIADLDLDKLCIYLGDDVYTSSTLLFYIHQHLEELKIISHDTNEEFKISTYNIKTVGLTPNESCLFYNDLGFESFSLLREYFFLPEKFNFISIQGLDVLHECKGKLISIFFKFNKTLPKNCIVKNELFSLSTTPIINIFEKTAEPIINNHSKNGYRIFIDRTNLNAYDIVQIKQVKAHNSDSGSRILKNYKNFERFEFMQNKTQDFYYITNKSNSKQDSFKEISFFSSNNTNETITIDVLCCNKNLPTQLKIGDINLIPFYKDAITKNITIPTPIKQIKTNGDLLWKLVSILSFSYQTLLTKTSFFQVLESYSFPDDKTSEVVCQLLTSSIIDIQSKPSYLIDEYITKKGTMSIISIDDSKFYSLGEVYKLGLIISEFLSSFVSINSFCELKIKCINSKITIHYPFKKGIKPTL; translated from the coding sequence ATGACACAAGATGATGTGTTTTATTATCAAAAAGAGATCGCTTACCTCAACCATACTCGAAAAATTTTTATTGATAAATTTCCTAAGTTAGCTCCATTCTTATCCTACGATAGTAAAGATCCAGACATCGAAAGGATTATTGAAAATTTAGCTATATTAACTTCTAAAATTCATCAAGAATTAGATCAAAATATACCTTACATCGCAGAATCACTAATCAATATTCTTTCTCCAAACTATACTAACATCTTGCCATCTATGTGTATGCAAGAATTTAAATTTAATGAAAATAGCAAACTCAATAAATTAATTATTCCTAAAAACAGTATAGTAAAATCCACACCTATAGAAAAATGCGAGTGTGAATTTAAAACAGTATATGATGTATATTTATACCCATTAAACATAGAAAATGTATTTTTTGGAAGTGAAAAGCAATACCACACGATGAATATACAACTTAGAGTTAACAAAGAAGATTTAAATATCGCTGATTTGGATTTGGATAAACTGTGTATATATCTTGGAGATGATGTTTACACATCTTCCACACTGCTTTTTTATATACACCAACACCTAGAAGAATTAAAAATCATATCTCATGATACAAATGAAGAATTTAAAATAAGCACATACAATATCAAAACCGTGGGTTTAACACCAAATGAAAGTTGCCTATTCTATAATGACCTAGGATTTGAATCTTTTTCTTTGTTAAGAGAATACTTTTTTTTACCTGAAAAATTTAATTTTATTTCGATACAAGGCTTAGATGTTTTGCATGAATGCAAAGGTAAGCTAATTAGTATTTTTTTTAAATTTAACAAAACACTTCCTAAAAATTGTATTGTAAAAAATGAATTATTCTCACTATCAACAACACCAATTATTAATATTTTTGAAAAAACAGCAGAACCTATTATCAATAATCATTCAAAAAATGGATACAGAATTTTTATTGATAGAACAAACTTAAATGCATATGATATAGTTCAAATAAAACAAGTCAAAGCGCATAATAGCGACAGCGGAAGTAGAATTTTAAAAAATTATAAAAATTTTGAGCGTTTTGAATTTATGCAAAATAAAACTCAAGATTTTTACTACATTACAAACAAATCAAATTCCAAGCAAGATAGCTTCAAAGAAATATCATTTTTTTCATCAAATAACACAAATGAAACAATCACAATAGATGTATTATGCTGCAATAAAAATTTGCCAACTCAATTAAAAATAGGTGATATTAATCTTATACCTTTTTACAAGGATGCTATTACAAAAAACATTACCATTCCAACACCAATTAAACAAATCAAGACCAATGGTGATCTTTTATGGAAATTAGTTTCTATTTTATCATTTAGCTATCAAACTCTTTTAACAAAAACATCTTTTTTTCAAGTTTTAGAAAGCTACAGCTTTCCTGATGATAAAACCTCTGAAGTAGTATGCCAACTACTCACTTCTTCAATAATTGACATTCAATCAAAACCAAGCTATTTGATTGATGAGTATATTACAAAAAAAGGAACTATGAGTATCATAAGTATAGATGATTCTAAATTTTATTCTCTAGGTGAAGTTTATAAACTAGGATTGATAATTTCAGAATTTTTATCATCTTTTGTAAGCATTAATTCTTTTTGTGAATTAAAAATTAAATGCATAAATTCAAAAATTACCATACATTATCCTTTTAAAAAAGGAATTAAGCCTACATTATGA
- a CDS encoding type VI secretion system baseplate subunit TssG, with translation MNNANSYTFYKLLKKLLKEHSKEDIFLRVNNALTHPNKEIEYVKFSKNTNDFPIEIMVNFMGLQGNTSQLPSYILDKLSRNEDGGDGWSLFFDFFNHYLLWIFFEIITLNNYPKNFDINFSDRISKILFSILGINDTKIAKRYLPFAPLLLSSRRPKSYIEKILQITFNLQNQLSIIENIPHQIHIRHTQLNKLGQKNHILGKNLILGKKFLSYQNKIAIYIQDIHYDEALKYFPNAEKHKELKESILFLTNNEFCVDLYLKIIFNERMLFNLGNHSHSKLGWGKILGKKIKNYEIIHIKLHE, from the coding sequence ATGAACAACGCAAACTCTTATACTTTTTATAAGCTTCTTAAAAAATTATTAAAAGAGCATTCCAAAGAAGATATTTTTTTAAGAGTAAATAATGCCCTAACACATCCTAATAAAGAAATCGAATATGTAAAATTCAGTAAAAATACTAACGATTTTCCTATTGAGATTATGGTTAATTTTATGGGTTTACAAGGTAACACTTCACAACTCCCCTCTTATATACTAGACAAACTCTCTAGAAATGAAGATGGTGGAGATGGGTGGAGTTTGTTTTTTGATTTCTTCAATCATTATCTTCTTTGGATTTTTTTTGAAATTATTACCCTTAACAATTATCCAAAAAATTTTGATATTAATTTCAGTGATAGGATTTCCAAAATATTGTTTTCCATACTAGGCATCAACGATACAAAAATCGCAAAAAGATACCTACCTTTTGCCCCATTATTGCTAAGCTCAAGAAGACCAAAAAGCTATATAGAAAAAATTTTACAAATCACTTTTAACCTACAAAATCAACTCAGCATTATAGAGAACATACCTCATCAAATTCATATAAGACATACACAATTAAATAAGTTAGGACAAAAAAATCATATTTTAGGAAAAAATTTAATTTTAGGAAAAAAATTTTTATCCTATCAAAATAAAATAGCTATTTACATACAAGATATACATTATGATGAAGCTTTGAAGTATTTCCCAAATGCAGAAAAACACAAAGAGCTTAAAGAAAGCATTTTGTTCTTAACTAATAATGAATTTTGCGTTGATTTATATCTTAAAATTATTTTCAACGAAAGAATGCTATTTAATTTAGGAAATCACTCTCATTCCAAACTAGGCTGGGGTAAAATTTTAGGAAAAAAAATAAAAAATTACG